In the Flagellimonas sp. HMM57 genome, one interval contains:
- a CDS encoding SymE family type I addiction module toxin → MPSFRILKVYRKFQRRRWDHKVVPEIRLEGDWLKELGFEIGEAIEVQQEKDKLTIKLVNLKEQSVK, encoded by the coding sequence ATGCCCTCCTTTAGAATTTTAAAAGTCTACCGAAAATTCCAACGCCGTAGGTGGGACCATAAAGTCGTTCCCGAAATCCGTTTGGAAGGTGACTGGCTCAAAGAACTGGGTTTTGAAATTGGCGAAGCTATTGAAGTACAGCAGGAAAAAGATAAGTTGACTATAAAATTGGTCAATTTAAAAGAGCAATCTGTTAAGTAA
- a CDS encoding FAD-binding protein produces the protein MAKTTKLTLSKWDTLHSNGPFPLKFLYKTKLEATNSMPSNIDRYNDAAQEIQRLITETKNQNQGFRAYGSAWSMSKIAHQKDRMHYNAHMNTYFSFMDQDLHAMSSYDASNLFLFQCGNNIKEISEKLAGHGKSLKASGASNGQTIAGCISTGVHGSAINVGSVQDYVVGLNLIIGPNPGDIVYLERHTKPVLNNVFVQKLRSRVIRNDGLFNAALVGLGSFGFIHGVVIEAQNLFLLKRYVRKIDKNIALQLAETQDFKNSSFKIQGETDSNGKGNIPYHYKIFINQYKDDGKYVVECMYKKPFRQSYPDPFPVIKTSVYRDLINLAVKIGSHFPNTIPLFIQVLENSILPDVNEEATGTLAEIFWDAPYQGPAFACSFGVDHKDSRKAMEVLTKLSVDEGPVPGIFAMRFIKKSNATLSFARFPITCMIEIDGVLWNETNNLMSLKTFSKRMIEVLQSNNIPFTIHWGKNADWKFPGLTDHMYGADAKTWRMYRCALLSDDMQKLFANEFLKNTKLDKKETNIPSNLIDSLL, from the coding sequence ATGGCCAAGACAACAAAATTGACACTAAGTAAATGGGACACACTGCATAGCAATGGTCCTTTCCCCCTCAAGTTTTTATATAAGACCAAGTTGGAAGCGACCAATAGTATGCCGTCCAACATTGATAGGTATAATGATGCTGCACAAGAAATACAACGACTTATCACCGAGACCAAAAACCAGAACCAAGGTTTTAGGGCGTATGGTTCGGCTTGGTCCATGTCCAAAATAGCACATCAGAAGGACCGCATGCATTACAATGCCCATATGAACACCTATTTTTCGTTCATGGACCAGGACCTTCACGCTATGTCGAGCTATGATGCCTCTAACCTGTTCCTTTTTCAATGTGGAAACAACATCAAGGAAATCTCTGAAAAACTTGCCGGACATGGGAAGTCGTTAAAAGCATCTGGGGCCAGCAATGGACAGACGATTGCCGGCTGTATTTCTACAGGGGTACACGGATCTGCCATCAATGTAGGTTCCGTCCAGGATTATGTAGTGGGATTGAACTTGATCATTGGACCCAACCCTGGAGATATTGTGTATTTGGAGAGACATACGAAACCCGTACTTAACAATGTTTTTGTGCAGAAACTAAGATCGAGGGTAATTCGCAACGATGGACTTTTCAATGCCGCTTTGGTGGGGCTTGGCTCGTTTGGTTTTATCCATGGGGTGGTCATTGAGGCACAAAACCTGTTTTTGTTAAAACGCTATGTGCGCAAAATAGATAAGAACATAGCGTTACAGTTGGCAGAAACCCAAGACTTTAAAAATTCGAGCTTTAAGATTCAAGGAGAGACGGATTCCAATGGAAAGGGCAACATTCCGTACCATTATAAAATATTTATCAATCAATATAAGGATGATGGAAAATACGTTGTGGAATGCATGTACAAAAAACCATTCCGTCAAAGTTATCCCGATCCGTTCCCGGTGATTAAAACTTCGGTATATCGAGATCTCATAAATCTAGCTGTAAAAATTGGTTCTCATTTTCCAAATACGATTCCATTGTTTATTCAGGTTTTGGAAAATTCCATACTTCCAGATGTTAACGAAGAAGCGACAGGCACTTTGGCGGAGATTTTTTGGGATGCGCCTTATCAAGGCCCCGCCTTTGCCTGTTCTTTTGGAGTTGACCACAAAGACTCCCGTAAAGCAATGGAAGTACTCACAAAGCTTAGTGTTGATGAGGGTCCTGTTCCGGGAATCTTCGCTATGCGCTTTATCAAAAAGTCCAATGCAACGCTGTCCTTTGCCAGATTCCCAATTACTTGTATGATTGAAATTGATGGTGTACTGTGGAACGAGACGAACAATCTTATGAGCCTGAAGACCTTCTCCAAAAGAATGATCGAGGTTTTACAATCGAACAATATCCCTTTTACGATTCATTGGGGGAAAAATGCCGATTGGAAATTTCCGGGATTGACAGATCATATGTACGGAGCGGATGCCAAAACATGGAGAATGTACAGGTGCGCTTTGCTATCCGATGACATGCAGAAACTATTTGCAAATGAGTTTCTAAAGAATACCAAACTGGATAAGAAGGAGACCAACATCCCTTCTAATTTGATAGACTCCTTGCTATAA
- a CDS encoding TetR/AcrR family transcriptional regulator, with the protein MQKTLKRRETMHRLCSKGLEVFHEKGYYHTSLDDILKELNLSKGAFYHHFKSKEDFFVHIVQNLIVQKVYALLVEPLNTQKNPLPVILESLENALEPSQGNKMAYGFMLNDFLTEFNKRNTEISTYLKDILKVWEVNLISVLKRGKVDGHIARHVDCEGVATYIIASYLGMRSLLVDTTNRQLKYQYMQQLKHYFGSITERNVVA; encoded by the coding sequence ATGCAAAAGACCCTGAAAAGACGCGAGACCATGCATCGTTTATGCTCAAAAGGCTTGGAAGTGTTCCATGAGAAAGGCTACTACCATACTAGTTTGGATGATATTTTAAAAGAATTGAATCTATCCAAAGGTGCATTTTATCATCATTTTAAATCCAAAGAAGATTTCTTTGTCCATATTGTGCAAAACCTTATTGTGCAAAAAGTATATGCCCTTTTGGTGGAACCCCTAAATACGCAAAAAAACCCATTGCCCGTGATTTTGGAAAGTTTGGAAAATGCTTTGGAACCAAGTCAGGGTAATAAGATGGCCTATGGTTTTATGCTGAACGATTTTTTGACTGAATTCAATAAACGCAATACCGAAATAAGCACTTACCTGAAAGACATTCTAAAAGTTTGGGAAGTCAATTTGATTTCAGTACTTAAACGGGGAAAAGTTGATGGCCATATTGCACGACACGTAGACTGTGAAGGCGTCGCTACATACATTATCGCTTCTTATTTGGGAATGCGTTCTTTGTTGGTCGATACTACCAATAGACAATTGAAGTATCAATATATGCAACAGTTAAAACATTATTTTGGTTCTATAACGGAACGAAACGTGGTAGCTTAA
- a CDS encoding glycosyltransferase family 9 protein: MDKKGKQAHILVIRLSAMGDVAMTVPVLGALVAKYPHIKLSVLTKNHFAPLFSGLNNVEVYKADIKNRHKGLIGLWRLYRELKTLQIDYVADLHNVLRSQILKKYFTLDRTPFIQLNKGRAEKKALTRAKNKVFKQAKATHQRYADVFKELGFPIDFSEIKPLKRQPLSEKVLDIVKQDTKKWIGIAPFAAHEGKMYPLHLMIDVIRILNNTEKYKILLFGGGAGEEEKLKAVEKEFKEAVNMAGRLDFSEELALISNLDLILSMDSGNAHLAANYGIPVVTLWGVTHPFTGFYPFGQPMENALLSDRKLFPLIPTSVYGNKFPKGYEAAMETIAPEDVVKKIYQVLEA, translated from the coding sequence GTGGACAAAAAGGGTAAACAAGCCCATATTTTGGTCATTCGGCTCTCTGCAATGGGAGATGTAGCAATGACAGTTCCGGTTTTGGGTGCATTGGTCGCAAAGTACCCCCACATTAAACTTTCCGTTCTTACTAAAAATCATTTTGCCCCTCTATTTTCAGGGTTAAACAATGTTGAGGTCTATAAAGCCGACATTAAAAACCGACATAAAGGATTAATTGGATTGTGGAGATTGTACCGGGAACTGAAAACGCTTCAAATAGATTATGTTGCAGATTTACACAACGTGCTACGAAGCCAAATACTTAAAAAGTATTTTACATTAGATCGAACGCCTTTTATTCAATTGAATAAAGGAAGGGCAGAAAAAAAGGCGCTCACCCGAGCTAAAAATAAGGTTTTTAAACAAGCAAAGGCAACACATCAACGCTATGCGGATGTCTTCAAGGAATTAGGGTTTCCCATCGATTTTTCCGAAATCAAACCGTTAAAGCGACAACCGCTTTCAGAAAAGGTTCTGGATATTGTGAAACAAGACACCAAAAAATGGATAGGCATTGCTCCATTTGCAGCGCATGAAGGCAAAATGTACCCACTTCATCTTATGATTGATGTCATTAGGATATTAAACAATACCGAAAAGTATAAAATCTTGTTGTTTGGCGGTGGGGCTGGTGAAGAGGAGAAGTTAAAAGCTGTTGAGAAAGAATTCAAAGAAGCGGTCAATATGGCCGGTAGACTTGATTTTTCTGAAGAATTAGCGCTCATTTCCAATTTGGACCTTATACTTTCCATGGATAGTGGCAATGCACATTTAGCTGCCAATTATGGTATTCCTGTCGTGACGCTTTGGGGGGTCACCCATCCATTTACGGGCTTTTATCCGTTTGGCCAACCTATGGAAAATGCACTTTTATCAGATAGGAAGCTATTCCCTTTGATACCGACTTCGGTTTATGGAAATAAGTTCCCCAAAGGATATGAAGCAGCAATGGAAACAATAGCACCTGAAGATGTAGTTAAGAAAATTTATCAAGTATTGGAGGCTTAA
- a CDS encoding DUF4254 domain-containing protein, with protein MFSSLALTIFQESIDTYHIKDDVHQEFSNPYAKDKIEHLLYRKNWIDTVQWHYEDIIRDPQINPDDALVLKRKIDASNQDRTDLVEYIDSHFLNKYQSVQIKDGAKINTESPAWAIDRLSILALKIYHMQEEADRTDASEEHIKKCTDKLNVLLEQKEDLSTAIDQLLEDIEKGDKYMKVYKQMKMYNDDELNPVLRGQKG; from the coding sequence ATGTTTAGTTCACTTGCCCTAACTATTTTTCAAGAAAGCATCGATACATATCACATAAAGGATGATGTGCATCAAGAATTCTCAAACCCATATGCCAAAGACAAAATAGAGCATTTGCTGTATCGAAAAAATTGGATAGATACGGTACAATGGCATTATGAAGACATTATTAGAGATCCGCAAATAAACCCCGATGATGCATTAGTTTTAAAGCGTAAAATCGATGCCAGCAACCAAGACCGTACAGATTTGGTTGAATATATCGACAGCCACTTCTTGAATAAATACCAATCGGTTCAAATAAAGGATGGGGCAAAAATAAACACTGAAAGTCCAGCCTGGGCGATTGACAGACTCTCCATTCTTGCACTAAAAATCTACCATATGCAAGAAGAGGCAGACCGAACGGATGCCTCCGAGGAACATATTAAGAAGTGTACCGATAAGTTGAATGTACTCTTAGAACAAAAGGAAGATTTATCCACTGCAATAGACCAACTACTTGAAGATATTGAAAAGGGTGACAAGTACATGAAAGTCTACAAACAGATGAAAATGTACAACGATGACGAATTAAACCCTGTTCTACGTGGACAAAAAGGGTAA
- a CDS encoding DUF6427 family protein produces the protein MISSFFSKTKPINYIVLSVFVFLFYCFFVFYGTGYQIDIDAIPLQILTVGVLLFSVYMINKIVRIEKVTDFSSYTPLFFVLLLVGFSDVLLHERAIFCNFFLLLAVWRLLGVKSMKNVKHKIFDASFLICIASLFYNWALIFLILVFAVINVYDRKIVKNWMVPVVAILTVFLLSSAVLAFDENLSFFWEHYSFSIDFLMTGFFGKASTIKLLIYTFLIMVVIVLVFVRLQQKGGGKQLVLQIISLVFVLAIVVSLFKSNNATPVIFSFFPAAVFLTNYIESIKKMRLREVIIIICIALPLLLFLLELNK, from the coding sequence ATGATTTCAAGCTTTTTCAGCAAAACAAAACCGATAAACTATATTGTACTATCGGTCTTTGTGTTTCTCTTTTACTGCTTCTTTGTTTTTTATGGCACGGGCTATCAAATAGATATAGATGCAATTCCCTTACAGATCTTAACAGTTGGCGTGCTTCTGTTTTCTGTCTATATGATCAATAAAATCGTAAGAATTGAAAAAGTAACGGATTTTAGCTCGTACACACCATTGTTTTTTGTGCTTTTGCTCGTTGGGTTCTCCGATGTTCTTCTTCACGAGCGCGCTATTTTTTGTAATTTTTTCCTGTTGTTGGCGGTATGGAGGCTATTGGGCGTCAAATCGATGAAGAATGTAAAGCACAAGATTTTTGATGCATCTTTTTTAATCTGTATAGCAAGCTTGTTCTATAATTGGGCATTGATTTTCTTGATACTCGTTTTTGCGGTAATCAACGTTTATGATAGAAAAATCGTCAAAAATTGGATGGTACCCGTTGTAGCAATTCTGACTGTTTTTTTGCTTTCATCTGCAGTTTTGGCTTTTGATGAAAACCTTTCTTTTTTTTGGGAACATTATAGTTTTTCAATCGATTTTTTAATGACAGGTTTCTTTGGAAAAGCTTCAACAATAAAGTTGTTGATTTACACTTTTTTAATAATGGTCGTAATCGTTTTGGTCTTTGTAAGGTTGCAGCAGAAAGGCGGCGGCAAACAATTGGTGTTACAGATTATCTCTTTGGTTTTTGTTTTGGCAATCGTTGTTAGCCTGTTCAAATCCAATAATGCTACTCCCGTTATATTTTCCTTTTTTCCGGCAGCTGTTTTTCTTACCAACTACATAGAGTCCATTAAGAAAATGCGTTTGCGCGAAGTCATCATCATCATCTGTATTGCTTTGCCCCTATTGCTTTTTCTATTGGAACTTAATAAGTAA
- a CDS encoding uracil phosphoribosyltransferase — translation MSKFFYGIEDLFVNVLFAPYDFFRFVESWWASNSINWIFFVIGFVAMIYWMGQLKIFNSNNEEDKSISSHSYL, via the coding sequence ATGAGCAAGTTTTTTTACGGCATTGAAGACTTATTTGTGAATGTTCTTTTTGCGCCATATGATTTTTTCCGATTTGTAGAAAGCTGGTGGGCTTCAAACTCCATCAACTGGATTTTCTTCGTTATTGGTTTTGTTGCCATGATTTATTGGATGGGACAACTTAAGATTTTCAATAGCAATAATGAAGAGGATAAGAGCATAAGCTCACATTCTTATTTATAG
- the purD gene encoding phosphoribosylamine--glycine ligase yields MNILILGSGGREHAIAHKIAESPKTKQFFVAPGNAGTSEIATNIAIGVNDFDAIKEVVLEKHIDLVVVGPEDPLVNGIHDFFLQDAALKDVAVIGPQKAAAELEGSKEFAKEFMMRHKIPTAAYQSFTSDNLKEGYAFLETLNPPYVLKADGLAAGKGVLILQDLEEAKAELKSMLVDSKFGSASAIVVIEEFLDGIELSCFVLTDGTNYKILPTAKDYKRIGEGDTGLNTGGMGAISPVPFADKAFIGIIEQQIVKPTVEGLKKDNLPYVGFIFIGLIKVGGAPKVIEYNVRMGDPETEVVMPRIKTDVVDILVAMANGKLNEIDLEIDERTATTVMAVSGGYPEAYEKGKEISGIENIKDSMVFHAGTKSDNEKIVTNGGRVIAVTSFGKDFQEALQKSYQNIEKLHFDGMYYRKDLGFDL; encoded by the coding sequence ATGAACATTTTAATTCTTGGCTCTGGTGGTCGCGAACATGCTATCGCCCATAAAATCGCTGAAAGTCCTAAAACAAAACAATTTTTTGTAGCTCCAGGCAATGCGGGCACATCAGAAATTGCGACTAATATAGCTATTGGCGTAAATGATTTTGATGCCATTAAAGAGGTGGTTTTGGAGAAGCATATCGATTTAGTGGTAGTTGGTCCCGAAGATCCGCTCGTAAATGGAATTCACGATTTTTTCTTGCAAGACGCAGCATTAAAGGACGTCGCTGTGATTGGCCCGCAAAAAGCTGCAGCTGAGCTTGAAGGCAGTAAAGAATTTGCCAAAGAATTTATGATGCGCCACAAAATCCCTACAGCTGCGTATCAAAGTTTTACTTCAGACAATTTGAAAGAAGGATATGCTTTTTTAGAGACCTTAAACCCTCCTTATGTTCTTAAGGCAGATGGACTGGCAGCTGGGAAAGGAGTTTTGATTCTTCAAGATTTGGAGGAAGCCAAGGCAGAGCTCAAATCCATGCTGGTGGATTCAAAATTTGGTTCGGCGAGTGCTATCGTGGTTATCGAAGAGTTTTTGGACGGAATAGAATTAAGCTGTTTTGTGCTGACCGATGGAACCAATTATAAAATTCTGCCAACAGCAAAAGACTATAAACGCATAGGAGAGGGTGACACAGGTTTGAATACAGGTGGTATGGGCGCCATTTCGCCTGTTCCCTTCGCGGATAAGGCTTTTATAGGGATAATTGAGCAGCAAATCGTAAAGCCTACCGTAGAGGGTCTTAAAAAGGATAATCTGCCTTATGTGGGATTTATATTTATTGGATTGATAAAAGTTGGTGGTGCGCCCAAGGTCATCGAATACAATGTTCGCATGGGCGACCCGGAAACAGAGGTGGTGATGCCAAGAATAAAAACGGACGTTGTGGATATTCTTGTTGCTATGGCAAATGGAAAATTGAATGAAATTGATTTAGAAATAGATGAAAGAACAGCGACTACGGTCATGGCCGTATCTGGTGGTTACCCCGAAGCTTATGAAAAAGGAAAGGAAATCTCTGGAATCGAAAACATTAAGGACTCCATGGTTTTTCACGCTGGAACTAAATCGGACAATGAAAAAATAGTGACAAACGGCGGTCGCGTGATAGCAGTTACGTCTTTTGGAAAAGACTTTCAAGAAGCGTTACAAAAATCCTATCAAAACATAGAAAAACTACATTTCGATGGAATGTACTACAGAAAGGATTTAGGATTTGACCTATAA
- a CDS encoding UDP-glucuronic acid decarboxylase family protein — MKKTLITGAAGFLGSHLCDRFIAEGHHVIAMDNLITGDLKNIEHLFPLEHFEFHHHDVSTFVHLGGNLDYILHFASPASPIDYLKIPIETLKVGSLGTLNLLGLAKEKNARILVASTSEVYGDPLVHPQNEEYYGNVSPIGPRGVYDEAKRFMESITMAYHRHHGLDTRIVRIFNTYGSRMRLNDGRVVPAFMGQALRGEDLTVFGDGSQTRSFTYIDDQVEGIYRLLMSDYVEPINIGNPDETTILEFAQEIIKLTGTDQKIIYKPLPQDDPLQRQPDISRAKEVLGWEPQVHRSEGLKKVFEYFKSLTPEELHRKEHRDFSHLNGK, encoded by the coding sequence TTGAAAAAAACCCTAATAACAGGAGCTGCAGGTTTTCTCGGTTCACACCTTTGTGACAGGTTTATAGCAGAAGGGCATCATGTTATTGCCATGGACAATTTGATAACAGGAGACCTAAAGAACATTGAGCATCTGTTTCCTTTGGAACATTTTGAATTTCACCATCATGATGTTTCCACATTTGTGCATTTAGGAGGCAATCTGGATTACATTCTACATTTTGCTTCCCCAGCAAGTCCAATTGACTACTTGAAAATCCCTATAGAAACGCTAAAAGTTGGCTCTTTGGGCACACTCAACTTATTAGGTCTTGCAAAGGAAAAAAATGCTAGAATTTTGGTAGCATCAACTTCAGAAGTATATGGGGATCCGTTGGTACACCCCCAAAATGAGGAGTATTACGGCAACGTAAGCCCAATTGGCCCAAGGGGCGTGTATGATGAGGCCAAACGCTTTATGGAGTCAATTACCATGGCATACCATCGTCACCATGGACTGGATACGCGCATTGTTCGTATTTTCAACACATATGGTTCTAGAATGCGTTTGAATGACGGCCGTGTAGTACCAGCATTTATGGGTCAGGCATTACGAGGAGAAGATTTGACCGTTTTTGGGGACGGCTCGCAGACACGATCCTTTACTTATATAGATGACCAGGTCGAAGGAATCTATCGCTTGTTGATGAGCGATTACGTTGAGCCCATCAATATTGGAAACCCAGATGAAACAACTATTCTGGAATTTGCACAGGAAATTATCAAACTTACAGGGACTGACCAAAAAATAATATATAAACCATTGCCACAAGACGACCCTTTACAACGTCAACCAGATATCAGCCGGGCAAAAGAAGTTTTGGGATGGGAACCCCAAGTTCATCGCTCAGAAGGCTTAAAGAAAGTATTTGAATATTTTAAATCCCTGACCCCAGAAGAGCTGCACCGAAAAGAGCATAGGGATTTTTCACATTTGAACGGCAAATAA
- a CDS encoding glycosyltransferase family 4 protein, whose translation MNFLETAVSIFIGSFLLVYLTIPKIIGVVEYKRLMDDPNSRSSHKDRTPTLGGVAFYFTLIFAFFFIKNWQVSNEVIYIIPGLTILFIVGLKDDLVVLSPGSKLIAQTLAIAFVLANNSFVIESLNGFLNIYEIPYFLYLVIAGFLMLTIINSYNLIDGIDGLASIVGIVIMVIYTTIFYLSEEYFFALLSITMNACLMAFFGFNISSDKKIFMGDTGSLIVGFIISVLTLKFLALKPDSYEGLPFLLENAPLIAISILIVPLFDTARVFTIRIANKRGPFSPDRNHVHHVLIDFWGLSHKQASFIIGCFNIIFVVLFIILGSKAKNLGMVIMLVSVVILLGYIFFKYNYNFTTLKQKILLRRKIDSLKKKTEPSSKPKKKND comes from the coding sequence ATGAATTTTTTAGAAACTGCCGTATCTATTTTTATAGGTTCTTTTCTGTTGGTCTATTTGACTATCCCTAAAATTATAGGTGTAGTTGAGTATAAAAGGCTTATGGACGATCCTAATAGTAGGAGTTCCCATAAAGATAGAACGCCAACATTGGGGGGAGTTGCCTTTTACTTTACCTTGATTTTCGCATTCTTCTTTATAAAGAATTGGCAGGTTTCTAATGAGGTTATTTATATCATACCAGGATTAACAATACTTTTTATTGTAGGTTTAAAAGATGATTTGGTTGTTCTTTCACCTGGATCAAAGCTGATTGCGCAAACCCTAGCCATAGCCTTTGTTCTAGCGAATAACAGTTTTGTAATAGAATCTCTTAATGGCTTTTTGAACATCTATGAAATCCCATACTTTCTGTATTTGGTCATTGCGGGCTTTTTGATGTTGACCATAATCAATTCGTACAACCTGATTGATGGTATCGACGGATTAGCATCTATTGTAGGGATTGTAATTATGGTCATTTATACAACTATCTTCTACTTATCGGAAGAATATTTCTTTGCACTGTTAAGTATAACCATGAATGCCTGTTTAATGGCCTTCTTTGGGTTTAACATTTCATCGGATAAAAAGATTTTTATGGGAGATACCGGCTCTCTGATAGTGGGCTTTATCATTAGTGTACTTACCTTAAAATTTTTGGCTCTAAAACCTGATTCTTATGAAGGTCTTCCCTTTTTGTTGGAAAATGCACCGCTTATTGCCATAAGTATTCTAATTGTTCCTTTGTTCGACACAGCTAGGGTATTTACAATTCGGATAGCTAACAAAAGGGGCCCGTTTTCTCCTGATAGAAACCACGTACATCATGTGCTCATAGACTTTTGGGGACTCTCTCATAAACAAGCTAGTTTCATTATTGGGTGTTTTAATATAATTTTCGTGGTCCTATTTATTATTTTGGGCAGTAAGGCTAAGAATCTGGGCATGGTTATTATGCTGGTCAGTGTTGTGATTCTGCTTGGTTATATCTTCTTTAAATACAACTACAACTTTACAACACTAAAACAAAAGATTTTATTAAGACGCAAAATCGATTCCCTCAAGAAAAAGACGGAACCATCCTCCAAACCGAAAAAAAAGAACGATTGA
- a CDS encoding glycosyltransferase family 4 protein yields the protein MKVLFLTDNFPPEFNAPATRTYEHCKEWVKQGVEVTVVTCAPNFPEGKIFEGYKNKWYQKDVIDGINVIRVWTYIAANKGFLKRIIDFLSFMIMSFWAGLFIKTDIIVATSPQFFTAVSGRWLSFWKRKPWVMEVRDIWPESIRAVGAMDRNLIIRFFEYLELHMYKSAWRIIVVTDSFKEQLINERGVSEEKIKVVKNGINTTMFKPIPKNEKLLKELGLTNKFIVGYIGTHGMAHKLDFILECASKIENEKFHFLFLGTGAEKDNLMQMKDNLGLKNVTMLPPVEKREVKKYISILDVALVNLKKSDTFKSVLPSKIFELSGMHKPILLGVEGESKKLIEDYGIGCCFEPENIEDFLEKLHLIETNKIKSNAFEKIILDFDRSNLAKQMLLFLGN from the coding sequence ATGAAGGTATTGTTTCTTACCGATAATTTCCCTCCCGAGTTCAATGCCCCTGCAACACGCACATACGAGCATTGTAAGGAATGGGTGAAACAAGGTGTTGAGGTTACTGTAGTGACGTGTGCGCCAAACTTCCCAGAAGGAAAGATTTTTGAAGGGTACAAAAACAAATGGTATCAGAAAGATGTCATAGATGGAATAAACGTGATTCGTGTTTGGACCTATATTGCAGCAAATAAAGGTTTTTTAAAACGAATCATTGATTTTTTAAGCTTTATGATAATGTCTTTCTGGGCGGGCCTTTTCATAAAAACCGATATAATCGTGGCGACTTCCCCTCAATTTTTTACTGCAGTATCTGGGCGGTGGCTCTCCTTCTGGAAACGAAAACCGTGGGTAATGGAAGTTCGTGATATTTGGCCAGAATCAATAAGGGCCGTAGGGGCTATGGATAGAAACCTTATTATCCGGTTTTTTGAATATCTAGAGCTGCATATGTACAAAAGCGCCTGGAGAATTATAGTGGTCACTGATTCGTTTAAAGAACAATTGATTAACGAAAGGGGCGTATCCGAAGAAAAAATCAAAGTGGTAAAAAACGGGATTAACACAACTATGTTTAAACCTATACCCAAGAATGAAAAGCTTCTTAAAGAATTGGGACTAACAAATAAATTTATTGTGGGCTATATTGGAACACATGGTATGGCCCATAAACTTGATTTCATTTTAGAGTGCGCTTCTAAAATAGAAAATGAAAAGTTTCATTTTCTATTTTTAGGAACAGGGGCAGAAAAAGACAACCTCATGCAAATGAAAGACAACCTTGGATTGAAAAATGTAACAATGCTTCCTCCAGTAGAAAAAAGAGAAGTGAAAAAATACATTTCTATATTGGATGTTGCGCTTGTTAATCTTAAAAAGTCAGATACGTTTAAATCTGTTCTCCCGTCTAAAATTTTTGAACTATCAGGAATGCATAAACCTATACTTCTTGGTGTCGAGGGAGAATCCAAAAAACTGATAGAAGATTACGGTATTGGCTGCTGTTTTGAACCTGAAAACATAGAGGATTTTTTAGAAAAACTTCATCTCATAGAAACAAATAAGATAAAATCTAATGCTTTTGAAAAAATAATACTGGACTTTGACAGGTCTAATCTTGCAAAGCAAATGCTTTTATTTTTAGGCAACTAA